In one Pseudomonas fitomaticsae genomic region, the following are encoded:
- the fkpB gene encoding FKBP-type peptidyl-prolyl cis-trans isomerase — protein sequence MAEQRIGQNTEVTLHFALRLENGDTVDSTFDKAPATFKVGDGNLLPGFEAALFGFKAGDKRTLTVEPENAFGQPNPQNVQIIPRSQFADMELSPGLLVIFNDAANTELPGVVKEFDDAQVTVDFNHPLAGKTLTFDVEIFSVKAL from the coding sequence TTGGCTGAGCAACGCATCGGCCAGAACACGGAAGTCACCTTGCACTTTGCATTGCGCCTGGAGAACGGCGACACGGTCGACAGCACCTTCGACAAAGCCCCTGCGACCTTCAAGGTCGGTGACGGCAACCTGCTGCCGGGCTTCGAAGCCGCGCTGTTCGGTTTCAAGGCTGGCGACAAGCGTACGCTGACCGTCGAGCCGGAAAACGCATTCGGCCAGCCGAACCCGCAAAACGTACAGATCATCCCGCGTTCGCAGTTTGCGGACATGGAACTGTCGCCGGGTCTGCTGGTGATCTTCAACGATGCGGCCAATACTGAGCTGCCGGGTGTGGTGAAAGAGTTCGACGACGCGCAAGTGACCGTCGACTTCAACCACCCGCTGGCTGGCAAGACGCTGACCTTTGACGTGGAAATCTTTTCCGTCAAAGCGCTGTAA
- a CDS encoding GspH/FimT family pseudopilin, with protein sequence MPQQGFSLVELLMGLAIGAIVLSLVSPALADFTESNRRQQAAQSLLDGIRNARTMAITRNQSVVIHGINGDWGQGWRIILDISGKGPGDADNPLLIEQASDGRIPIVGNWLVSRYIRFSSLGQPLVPDRKFQAGTLHLCSAREPVSQLQVVLAATGRVRLASQKAEQALCRKDKAIRSSERAAL encoded by the coding sequence ATGCCGCAACAGGGTTTCAGTCTGGTCGAACTGCTTATGGGACTGGCGATCGGCGCAATTGTTCTGTCGCTGGTCAGTCCGGCGCTGGCGGACTTCACCGAATCAAACCGGCGGCAGCAGGCCGCGCAGTCTTTGCTCGACGGGATTCGCAATGCCCGGACCATGGCCATCACGCGCAACCAGAGCGTGGTGATTCATGGCATCAACGGTGATTGGGGCCAGGGCTGGCGGATCATTCTGGATATCAGCGGAAAGGGACCGGGGGATGCCGATAATCCATTGCTGATCGAGCAGGCGAGTGACGGACGGATACCGATTGTCGGCAACTGGCTGGTGAGCCGCTACATACGCTTCAGCAGCCTGGGCCAGCCACTGGTGCCGGACCGGAAGTTTCAGGCGGGGACGTTACATCTATGCTCGGCTCGCGAACCGGTCAGCCAGCTCCAGGTGGTGCTGGCGGCGACTGGTCGCGTACGCCTGGCCAGCCAAAAGGCTGAACAGGCGTTGTGCCGAAAGGATAAAGCGATCAGATCGAGCGAACGCGCAGCTCTTTAG
- a CDS encoding PilW family protein: protein MKRQNLGFGLIEMLVALALGLIVVLGVVQIFLAAKNTYVSQNSAAAMQEDARFVLSKMIQELRMVGMFGCLGTITDSSSAGDFTAAQIAPISWDNANLKLTLVSADVGSAGGTPTWTVVSDCRNSATAYTGARAAATGQIAFPIRRLIYSFSNNQILMGTGSGNPAQQVLVNNVSAFTVMFGLASSATDVAASTYSANPSDPARIRSVRLSLTLTDPNNRVRNQTFNVVAALRNRLQ from the coding sequence ATGAAGCGCCAAAACCTGGGCTTTGGCCTGATCGAAATGCTGGTCGCCCTGGCGCTGGGGCTGATCGTGGTGCTCGGCGTGGTGCAGATCTTCCTCGCGGCGAAAAATACCTACGTCAGCCAGAACAGTGCCGCCGCCATGCAGGAAGATGCGCGGTTCGTGCTGAGCAAGATGATTCAGGAACTGCGCATGGTGGGCATGTTCGGTTGCCTGGGCACGATTACCGATTCCAGCTCGGCGGGGGATTTCACTGCGGCCCAGATCGCGCCGATCAGCTGGGACAACGCCAATCTCAAGCTGACCCTGGTCAGCGCCGATGTCGGCAGTGCAGGCGGGACGCCGACCTGGACCGTGGTCTCCGACTGCCGCAACAGCGCCACCGCTTATACCGGCGCCCGAGCTGCGGCGACGGGACAAATCGCGTTTCCGATCCGTCGGCTGATCTACAGCTTCAGCAACAACCAGATTCTGATGGGTACCGGCAGCGGTAATCCGGCCCAGCAAGTGCTGGTGAACAACGTCAGTGCGTTCACTGTGATGTTCGGTCTGGCGAGTTCCGCGACCGATGTCGCGGCGTCCACCTACAGTGCCAACCCCAGTGATCCGGCGCGGATCCGCAGCGTGCGCCTGAGCCTGACCCTCACTGATCCGAACAATCGGGTCCGCAATCAAACCTTCAACGTGGTTGCCGCCTTGCGCAACCGCTTGCAGTGA
- the ispH gene encoding 4-hydroxy-3-methylbut-2-enyl diphosphate reductase, whose protein sequence is MQIKLANPRGFCAGVDRAIEIVNRALEVFGPPIYVRHEVVHNKFVVEDLRSRGAIFVEELDQVPDDVIVIFSAHGVSQAVRTEAAGRGLKVFDATCPLVTKVHIEVAKYSRDGRECILIGHAGHPEVEGTMGQYDASNGGAIYLVEDEKDVAELQVHNPDKLAFVTQTTLSMDDTSRVIDALRTRFPAIGGPRKDDICYATQNRQDAVKQLADECDVVLVVGSPNSSNSNRLRELAERMATPAYLIDGAEDLQKSWFDGVERIGITAGASAPEVLVRGVIQQLQAWGATGADELAGREENITFSMPKELRVRSI, encoded by the coding sequence ATGCAAATCAAACTCGCCAACCCCCGTGGCTTCTGCGCCGGCGTGGACCGGGCGATCGAAATCGTCAACCGCGCCCTGGAGGTCTTCGGGCCGCCGATTTATGTGCGTCACGAAGTGGTGCACAACAAGTTCGTGGTCGAGGACCTGCGCAGTCGTGGCGCGATCTTCGTCGAAGAACTGGATCAGGTGCCGGACGACGTCATCGTGATCTTCAGTGCCCACGGCGTCTCGCAAGCCGTGCGCACCGAAGCCGCCGGCCGTGGCCTGAAAGTGTTCGACGCCACCTGCCCGCTGGTGACCAAGGTGCACATCGAAGTCGCGAAATACAGCCGTGACGGTCGCGAGTGCATCCTGATCGGCCACGCCGGTCACCCGGAAGTCGAAGGCACCATGGGCCAGTACGACGCCAGCAATGGCGGCGCGATCTACCTCGTCGAAGACGAGAAGGATGTCGCCGAGTTGCAGGTACATAACCCGGACAAACTGGCTTTCGTCACCCAGACCACGCTGTCGATGGATGACACCAGCCGTGTCATCGACGCACTGCGTACGCGTTTCCCGGCCATTGGCGGGCCGCGCAAGGACGATATCTGCTACGCCACACAAAACCGTCAGGACGCGGTCAAGCAATTGGCCGACGAATGCGACGTGGTGTTGGTGGTGGGCAGCCCGAACAGCTCCAACTCCAACCGCCTGCGTGAGCTGGCCGAACGCATGGCCACGCCGGCCTATCTGATCGATGGCGCCGAAGACCTGCAAAAAAGCTGGTTCGATGGTGTCGAGCGTATCGGCATCACCGCCGGCGCCTCCGCTCCGGAAGTCCTGGTGCGTGGCGTGATCCAGCAGTTGCAGGCCTGGGGTGCCACCGGCGCCGACGAACTGGCCGGGCGTGAGGAGAACATCACGTTCTCGATGCCTAAAGAGCTGCGCGTTCGCTCGATCTGA
- the pilV gene encoding type IV pilus modification protein PilV — protein sequence MRAGSKHAQEGMTLIEVLVALLILTVGLLGAAAVQLNALKYTDSSRMTSQASFIAYDMMDRIRANSGADYTVTPPTTGNLSVARDQDLYDFTTNIVNFGGPTATGSITLNQRVYTITITWSDARAANTTSAPRSFVLTSRAAVDPVATP from the coding sequence ATGAGGGCAGGGAGCAAGCACGCACAGGAGGGCATGACGCTGATCGAAGTGCTGGTCGCGTTGTTGATTCTGACGGTCGGGTTGCTGGGCGCGGCGGCGGTTCAGCTCAATGCGCTGAAGTACACCGACAGCTCGCGGATGACCAGCCAGGCGAGTTTCATCGCCTACGACATGATGGACCGGATCCGCGCCAACTCGGGCGCCGACTACACCGTCACTCCGCCAACCACGGGCAACCTGAGTGTCGCCCGGGATCAGGATCTCTACGACTTCACCACCAACATCGTCAATTTCGGCGGCCCGACCGCCACCGGCAGCATCACCCTCAATCAGCGCGTGTACACCATCACCATCACCTGGAGTGACGCGCGCGCCGCCAATACGACAAGTGCGCCCCGCAGTTTTGTCCTGACCAGCCGCGCAGCGGTCGATCCGGTGGCCACGCCATGA
- a CDS encoding GspH/FimT family pseudopilin, producing MDHRTKGFTLIELLVAVAVFVILITMAVPAFTRSVQGSKADTEVGDLQRALNYARLEAINRGVTTRLRPSAGGSVWTGELSVYDSTVTPANVLRVVPAMSSGATLTLPSGVTALDFNNLGGLAAPSTAVVISYTLGTQSRTLNVCLNGRIQLGGSCG from the coding sequence ATGGATCATCGTACAAAAGGTTTCACGCTGATCGAGCTGTTGGTGGCGGTCGCGGTGTTTGTGATCCTCATCACGATGGCGGTGCCGGCATTCACCCGTTCGGTGCAGGGCAGCAAGGCCGACACCGAGGTCGGCGACCTGCAACGCGCCCTTAATTACGCAAGGCTCGAGGCGATCAACCGGGGCGTCACCACCCGCTTGCGGCCGAGCGCCGGCGGCAGTGTCTGGACCGGCGAACTGTCGGTCTACGACAGTACTGTCACTCCGGCCAATGTATTGCGGGTTGTTCCAGCGATGAGCAGCGGCGCAACTCTGACGCTACCCTCTGGAGTGACCGCACTGGATTTCAACAATCTGGGCGGGCTGGCGGCGCCGTCGACGGCGGTGGTCATCAGTTACACGCTGGGAACGCAAAGCAGGACGCTGAACGTGTGTCTGAACGGAAGAATTCAATTGGGTGGAAGTTGCGGATGA